Below is a genomic region from Altererythrobacter sp. Root672.
CTACGCTGTAGCCCTGCCGGTCGGCGAAATCGCGCGCCTCACGCTCGAAGCTGGCACGTTCGACGCTGCTCAGGACTTCGTCGTCGGTGTCGTGGATGAGCTCGGCCTCGACCTGGCGGAATGGGGTCGATGTCTCGACCTCGCGTAGCAAGCGGAAGCGGGCTTCTCCTTCGAGCACGATGTTATAGCGCCCGTCGTCGAGCGCTTCGACCTCGCCGATTTTGCCGACGCAGCCGATCCCGAACAACGGCGCGCCCTCTTCGGCGCTTTTCGGCTGGATCATCGCGATCCGCCGGTCCTTGGCCAGCGCCGACCCGACCAGCGCACGGTAGCGCGGCTCGAAAATGTGCAACGGCAACTGCAACCCCGGGAACAGGATCGCACCTGGCAGAGGGAAGATGGAAAGGCGGATCACAAACTCCCCCTTCCGTTCGTCCTGGGCTTGTCGAAGGACGCAAGCACTGCGCCAGCGTGGTTCGACAGGCTCACCACGAACGGGAGTTGGGGAGAGGGGGGCGTCACGTTTACCCGAACAGCAGCAGCGACAGGCGCCGCCGCTGCGCCGCAACCCACGCATCTTCCAGCCCGACCGCCTCGAAGATCTGCAGCAGCTTGGCCTTGGCAGCGCCTTCATTCCACTCGGGCTCGGCGCGAATCATGTGCAGCAGCGTTTCGGCCGCGTCGTCGCGCTGACCGGCGGCGAAGGCAGCCTGGGCGAAGGTAAACTGCGCTTCCATATCGGCCGGCCTCTCGGCCGCGGCGGCGCGCAGGGTCTGGAGTTCACCGGTGTCGACCCCGCTGCCCGCCAGTTCCAGCGCACTGGCGGCTTGGGCGATCAGCGGATCATTGCGCAGCGCTTCGGGTACGGCGTCGAGCGCTGCCTGGGCGTCCTCGGTTTGCCCCATGGCCAGGAGCGAGCGGATAAGCCCCGAGATCACTGCGGTGTTGTCCGGCGCCATATCGAAGATCTGCGCAAAGATGGCCGTGGCGCGCTCGCCATCGCCTTCGGCCAGGACTTGCTCGCCCATCGCGATCAGCGGTTCGATCTCGGCGAGCTTCTCGGTCGCGCCATTCGCAACCGGCAGCTTCTCGAGCAATTGGTCGAGCATTTGCTTGAGCTGGGTTTCGGTCCGAGCCGGGGTCAGGTCGGCAATCGGCTGGCCCTGGAAGATCGCATACACGGTCGGAATCGAACGAACCTGGAACTGCGCCGCGATGAATTGTTCTTCATCGACATTGAGCTTGGCCAGGATCACGCCCTTGTCGGCGTACTCTGCCGCGACCTTTTCCAGCACCGGCGTGAGCGCCTTGCACGGTCCGCACCACTCAGCCCAGAAATCGAGAATCACCAGCTTGTCGCGCGAAGGATCGACAACTTGCTGCCGGAACCGCTCGACTGCTTTCTGCTCGTCCAGGTTGAGGCCCATGCTTGCCACGTTCTTTTACCCTCTCTGTCGCCTAGTGCGTACGCCTGCAGGCGTTCAATGTGGCCCTTGTCGAGGAATTTTGAAGGGCGCAAGCAAAGAGGCGAGATTGCGCTTGCGGGGTGCGAGACCCTTTGCTAACCGCGCGCCTCCCACCGGGACGCGATGTTGTCCCGGACGCCAGTGAGCGGGCGTAGCTCAGGGGTAGAGCACAACCTTGCCAAGGTTGGGGTCGAGGGTTCGAATCCCTTCGCCCGCTCCATTAGCGTTCCAGGGGGAACCCTCGAACTCCCAGTTGGCTCTGCGCGCAACAGCGCTGCGAGCATTTATCTGGCCCAGGCCCGGCTCCGAGGGCAACGCCTTTTCCTTGCGATCTTTTGGACGCCGCGTGGCCGGTGTTAGCTCTCGTGCGGGGCGTGACGCGACCAGGTTTCCAATTGGTCCAGCACGCAAACGAGGTCGGACCCGGCCAAGGTCAAGCCATAAGTCACGCTTCGCGGGAACGTGGGTGAAGCCAGGCGCGTGAGAAGGCCGCGGTCTTCAAGGCCGAGCAATCGCTCGCTCAGGACTTTCGACGAGATACCGGGAAGGCAGGCGGCAAGTTCGCCATACCGCTTCGCGCCAAGCTTCAGATGCCAGAGGATAAGGGCGTTCCAGCGATGTCCGAGAAAGGACAGCCAATCCTCGACCGGACATTCCATGGGCCGCCGGGGTTCGGGTGAGTCCAAATCGAACTGCTCGTCAGCAACGCGGTGCCTCATCCGGCACTCCTTCCCATTTGGTTAGTCCTGATCGGCCGTGACTAGGCTCCCACACCATTGATAAGGAGCAAGATTCGTGTCGAGCAGCGTAACTGAACCTCAGCGCATGAACGAAGCCTTCGCGCGGGCCTTCAATACCGGCAGGATAGAGACCCTTCTTGGCCTTTACGAGACACAGGCGGTGCTTCTGACTAACGGAAGTGGGGAGAGCAGCGTCGGCCTGCCGGCTATCGCCACGGAGCTCAAGAAGCTGTTGGCGGTCCCCGGCGTTATGACCTCGCAGAACAACTTCTGCATCGTTCACGGAGATCTCGCCCTGCTTCGCGCCGACTGGAAACTGACGACAAAGGACGGCACCGATATCGCGTCGGGTAGTTCAGCGGAGGTCGTCCGAAAGCAGCCGGATGGTCGATGGCTCTACATGATCGACCACGCGGCGGGTGCCGGGTTGCCGCGCGTCGGCGATTGACGCTGAACCGCGGAAACGCGCTACTAATCGAAGATGTCGACACCCGCGCCGCGGGGGGTTAGCCCTTGTGCAAAAGCAAGGGAGAGCAAATGGGGATTCTCGAAGGTCAGGTGGCCATGGTGACCGGCGCAGGGCGCGGGTTCGGACGGGCCATCGCGGAACGCTTGGCTCAGGAAGGCGCCTCCGTGGCGTTGCTTTCCCGCTCTTTGGCGGAACTTGATGAGGTGGCCGACGCGATCCGCAAGGCTGGCGGGACCGCGCTGGCGGTGCGCTGCGACGTCACTGACGCCCATTCGATCGAAAGCGCTGCGGCCAAGGTCAAGGAACTGCTCGGGCCGGTCGACCTGCTGGTGAACAACGCCGGTGTGCCGGGGCCGTTTGGGCCGATTTGGCATGTCGATCCCGACGATTGGTGGCGGGCGCAGGCGATCCATATCCGGGCGCCGATGCTGTTCATGCACGAGGTGCTGCCGGGGATGGTCGAACGCAATCGGGGGCGTGTGATCTGCGTTTCTGCGATCGCCAGCCGAATCGTCGCGCCGAATCTATCGGCCTATTGCACCGGGAAGATCGCGCAGAACCGGCTGGTGGCTGAAGCGGCGGCGGAACTGGCCGATACCGGTGTTGTGGTGTTCGCTATCGATCCGGGCTTTGCCGCGACCCAGCTCGCGCGCGATACGGCGGCCGACCCGGACGCACGCAAGTATTTCAAGCCGCTGATCGAGCGGATCGAAAGCCACCCGCATGCCTATGGCGAGGATCCCGACCTGGCGCGTTGCGCGCAGCGGTGCCTGGACCTTGCCTCGGGCCGTTATGACGGGTTGTCGGGCGGCTACTTCGAGCTGCCGGACGATCTTGACGCCAAGCTGGCCGAAAAGGCTGATCAGCCCGCGTGATTGCTCAGTTCGTCACCCGCGAGGGTGACGACATGCAACAGATTCGTCGCCCCGCTGACGCCAAAGGGCACGCCGGCCATCACCACCAGCTTGCTGCCGGCGCCGCCGAAGCCGTGACGCAGGGCCATGCGCTTGCCCTTGGCGATCATCTCTTCGAAGCTGCCGATCTCGCGGATCGTCACCGCGTGGGCACCCCAGAGCAGCGCCACCTTGCGGGCGACGGCCGAGTTGGGGGTCAGCACCATCAGCGGCACCGAGGGCCGCTCGCGCGCTACGCGGCGGGCCGATGAGCCGGTCGAAGTGAACACGGTGATCGCGTTGATCGCCACCGTGTCGGCAATCGTCATGCAGGCATGGGCGAGCGCGTCGGCGGTCGTCGGATCGGGCTGGGTGTCGAGCAGGCGCACGCGCTGGCGGTAGCCGTCGTCACGTTCGACCTGGCGGGCGATCGAATCCATCATCATTACCGCTTCTTCGGGCCATTGGCCCGCAGCGGTTTCGGCCGAGAGCATGACCGCGTCGGCGCCGTCGTAGACGGCGTTGGCGACGTCGGACACTTCGGCGCGCGTCGGCGCCGGGCTCTCGATCATCGATTCGAGCATCTGCGTCGCCACGATCACCGGCTTGCCGGTGAGGCGGGTGGCATTGACGATCTTCTTCTGCAGCGGCGGCACTTCTTCGGGGTTGAGCTCGACGCCCAAGTCCCCGCGCGCGACCATCACGCCGTCGGCCAGCTCGATGATCTCGTTGAGGCGGCGAATGGCCTGCGGCTTTTCGATCTTGGCGCAGAGCGCGGCCCGCGAACCGTTGGGACCCTCCATCAGCTTGCGCGCCTCGGCAATGTCGTCGGGCCGCTGGACGAAGCTGAGTGCGATCCAGTCCGCACCTTGCTCAAGAGCAAAGGCGAGGTCGCGCCGGTCCTTGTCGGTCAGCGCCGGAATCGGCACCTCGGCATCGGGCACATTGACGCCCTTGCGGTCTGAAATAACCCCGCCGACTTCGGCGGTGCAGACGATCTTGTCGACGGTCGCCTCGGTCACCCGCAGGCGAATCTTGCCGTCGTTGATTAGCAGGCGCTGGCCCGGCTCGAGCAAGCCGAACAACTCCTTGTGCGGCAGGCACACGCGCGTGCCGTCGCCCAGCGCGGTATCGCGGTCGAGCGTGAACTTGTGGCCGTGCGGGATGATCGCCTGGCCGCCGGCGAAGGCGCCGACGCGCAGCTTCGGACCCTGTAGGTCGCACAACACCGCGATCGGGCGGTTGAATTCCTTCTCCAGCGCGCGGATCGCGGCGATGGTTTCGGCGTGTCCTTCGTGTTCGCCGTGGCTCAGGTTGACGCGGAACGCATCGACCCCGGCCTTGAACAGGCGACGGAGCATGTCGGGGTCGCGGCTGGCCGGGCCTACCGTGGCGAGGATCTTGACCTTGCGGCCGCGCGGTTCGAACTTTGTCATGCCTTCGCGCCTATGGCAGAGCCGTACGACAACACAAGGACAGGAAATGCCCCAAAGCCCCGATCCGCTCGATCAATTACCCGATGACGTCGCCGCCGCCGCTTTTCGCCGGCTGGTGCGGCATCTTCGCCACCGCCACGACGCGCAGAACATCGACCTGATGGGCCTCGCCGGCTTCTGCCGCAACTGCCTGGCCGACTGGATTCGCGACGGGGGGTACGAAGGCGACAAGGCCGCGGCGCGCGAACTGATCCACGGCTTGCCGATGGACGAGTGGAAAGAGCGCTTCCAGACCGAGGCGACGCCCGAGCAGCTCGCGCGCATGGACGCGAGCCTGGCGCGCAACCCGGGAACCTGAGGTCCTTCGACAAGCTCAGGACGAACGGGGTGTGTGGTGGAGGCTCGGAGTCCGAGCCAAATCTTGCTTACTCCCCAAAAGCCGTTCGTGCTGAGCTTGTCGAAGCACGCCCGCCATCGCTATCGGACGGCCAACTGATTCTCACACACCGGAGTTCTTAAAATGGCCGAAACCGCCGACGACCGCCTGCGCCTCCTGATCGAACGCGTCGAGCGTCTCGAGGAAGAGAAGAAGGGCATCGCCGACGATATCCGCGACGTCTACATGGAAGCCAAGGCGGTCGGTTACGACGCCAAGATCATGCGCCAGATCGTCCGCCTGCGGAAAATGAAGCCCGACGATCGCGCCGAGATGGAAGCCATCCTCGACGTCTACAAGGCTGCGCTCGGCATCAGCTGAGGCTCGCTGGCGGGGGCGTTTCGGGCTAAAGCGCTTCGGTGCTCACGCTGATCCGCCCCGCCGATCCCAGCCGCGATGCCGCGGCTTGCGCGGCGATCTATGCGCCGTACGTGACCGACAACTGGGTCAGCTTCGAACTCGATCCGCCCGACGCGCCAGAGATGGCGCGCCGGATGGGCGAGTACGGCGATAGTCACGCCTGGA
It encodes:
- a CDS encoding LON peptidase substrate-binding domain-containing protein — its product is MIRLSIFPLPGAILFPGLQLPLHIFEPRYRALVGSALAKDRRIAMIQPKSAEEGAPLFGIGCVGKIGEVEALDDGRYNIVLEGEARFRLLREVETSTPFRQVEAELIHDTDDEVLSSVERASFEREARDFADRQGYSVDWDSVERLDDVLLINGVSQIAPFDLAAKQLLLEAGGLRERCELLVQLMQFFGRSDPDESQVTLQ
- a CDS encoding tetratricopeptide repeat protein, which gives rise to MGLNLDEQKAVERFRQQVVDPSRDKLVILDFWAEWCGPCKALTPVLEKVAAEYADKGVILAKLNVDEEQFIAAQFQVRSIPTVYAIFQGQPIADLTPARTETQLKQMLDQLLEKLPVANGATEKLAEIEPLIAMGEQVLAEGDGERATAIFAQIFDMAPDNTAVISGLIRSLLAMGQTEDAQAALDAVPEALRNDPLIAQAASALELAGSGVDTGELQTLRAAAAERPADMEAQFTFAQAAFAAGQRDDAAETLLHMIRAEPEWNEGAAKAKLLQIFEAVGLEDAWVAAQRRRLSLLLFG
- a CDS encoding winged helix-turn-helix transcriptional regulator — translated: MRHRVADEQFDLDSPEPRRPMECPVEDWLSFLGHRWNALILWHLKLGAKRYGELAACLPGISSKVLSERLLGLEDRGLLTRLASPTFPRSVTYGLTLAGSDLVCVLDQLETWSRHAPHES
- a CDS encoding YybH family protein codes for the protein MSSSVTEPQRMNEAFARAFNTGRIETLLGLYETQAVLLTNGSGESSVGLPAIATELKKLLAVPGVMTSQNNFCIVHGDLALLRADWKLTTKDGTDIASGSSAEVVRKQPDGRWLYMIDHAAGAGLPRVGD
- a CDS encoding SDR family NAD(P)-dependent oxidoreductase, with the translated sequence MGILEGQVAMVTGAGRGFGRAIAERLAQEGASVALLSRSLAELDEVADAIRKAGGTALAVRCDVTDAHSIESAAAKVKELLGPVDLLVNNAGVPGPFGPIWHVDPDDWWRAQAIHIRAPMLFMHEVLPGMVERNRGRVICVSAIASRIVAPNLSAYCTGKIAQNRLVAEAAAELADTGVVVFAIDPGFAATQLARDTAADPDARKYFKPLIERIESHPHAYGEDPDLARCAQRCLDLASGRYDGLSGGYFELPDDLDAKLAEKADQPA
- the pyk gene encoding pyruvate kinase; protein product: MTKFEPRGRKVKILATVGPASRDPDMLRRLFKAGVDAFRVNLSHGEHEGHAETIAAIRALEKEFNRPIAVLCDLQGPKLRVGAFAGGQAIIPHGHKFTLDRDTALGDGTRVCLPHKELFGLLEPGQRLLINDGKIRLRVTEATVDKIVCTAEVGGVISDRKGVNVPDAEVPIPALTDKDRRDLAFALEQGADWIALSFVQRPDDIAEARKLMEGPNGSRAALCAKIEKPQAIRRLNEIIELADGVMVARGDLGVELNPEEVPPLQKKIVNATRLTGKPVIVATQMLESMIESPAPTRAEVSDVANAVYDGADAVMLSAETAAGQWPEEAVMMMDSIARQVERDDGYRQRVRLLDTQPDPTTADALAHACMTIADTVAINAITVFTSTGSSARRVARERPSVPLMVLTPNSAVARKVALLWGAHAVTIREIGSFEEMIAKGKRMALRHGFGGAGSKLVVMAGVPFGVSGATNLLHVVTLAGDELSNHAG
- a CDS encoding DUF1244 domain-containing protein, translating into MPQSPDPLDQLPDDVAAAAFRRLVRHLRHRHDAQNIDLMGLAGFCRNCLADWIRDGGYEGDKAAARELIHGLPMDEWKERFQTEATPEQLARMDASLARNPGT
- a CDS encoding DUF2312 domain-containing protein, producing MAETADDRLRLLIERVERLEEEKKGIADDIRDVYMEAKAVGYDAKIMRQIVRLRKMKPDDRAEMEAILDVYKAALGIS